Genomic window (Campylobacter concisus):
CGTGCGCGATATCGGTGCTGTGATCTCTCCGTTTAACTCTTGGCAGCTTATACAAGGGCTTGAAACGCTTGCTGTTAGAGTTGAAAGACACTCGCAAAACGCGCTAAAAGTGGCTAAATTTCTAAACTCTCACAAGCATATAAAAAGTGTGGCTTATCCTGGACTTGCCGACAACGTAGATCACGCAAAGGCACAAAGATACTTTAAAGACGGCATGGCAAATGGGCTATTTTGCTTTGAGACTGATAGCTTCGAGCGCGCAAAAAAGATGCTAGAGCGCGTAAAACTCTTTAAGATCGTGGTAAATATCGGCGATACAAAGTCGCTCATCACACACCCAGCATCAACTACACACCAACAGCTAAGTAGTGAAGAGCTTATAAAAGCTGGCATCACAAAAGAGCTAATAAGAGTTAGCATAGGCCTTGAAAACGCTGAGGATCTGATCGCTGATTTAGCTCAAGCTTTAGAATAAAGAAATTTCTAGCTCATTTTTGGGCTAGAAATTTAAATTTTACTCAAGCTTGCCACATATCCTCTCGCACTCTTTTTGCTTGCCTTATAAATTTTATAACGAAAAAGATGACAAGTAGCGGCACGCTTATATACCAAAAGGCAAAAAAAGCGAGCAGAAAAAACATAAATAAGAGTGTTGCAAAATATACCAAGACCGCAAGGATGATACTAACAAGCATTTTGCCTCCCATTTTGCTAGTGCTTTAGTGATTTTATAAAAAGCAAAATAAAATGAAACTGAACGGATTTGTTTTGGCCTTAAAATTTGAGCTAAGCTGCAAGCGAAGCCAAATTTTTAGTAGGTAACTCTTGCGAGTAAATAGAATTTCAAAAATTTGTAAAAATATAAAATCCCATTTGTGATACTTCTATTCAAAAGGGAGACAAGGGGACTCAAGTTACGGTCTGCTTGCAGTTGCGAGCTTGCGAAGCAAAGCCGTCCCCTTATCCCCCTTTAATCCCTCAATCACCTCGCACATCAGAGGTAGCACACAAAGGTGCTAACGCACCGCATGCTATTAAAAACTCTGGCAAATTTTAAAATTTATGAGCGAGCATATCACGGCTCTAAATTTAGTGCTAAACGAAGTGTAACCTAAATTTAGTAGTCTGCTAAGGCGAGTGAGTAAAGTTTTAAAATTTAAAAAGAGAAATAAAATGTGGCAATTTTTATCAAAAATTTTAATAAGTTAAATACTTAATCGTATCTTGATAAAGCACTTGATTTTCGCATTGTATCAGTAACAGGTCATTTTCTTCAAAGATTGTTGAGCCAGTTGGCTTTTGATACTCGTTTTTACGCTTTATTAGGATTATTAAAAACTCAGTTGGAAGCTCTAGCTGAGCCAAATCTTTGCCAATTAGTTTTGAGCCATAGTGGATGGTATGCTGACGAAGTGTGTAGCTTAAGATCGGAGAGTTTTCTACTGCCTTAACATCCTCTTGCTCACTCTCTTTGACCTTAAATTTATCAGCTGCAAAGCCAAGCGACATGCCCTGTATCAAAATAGAAATCAAAACCATAAAAAATATAATGTTAAAAATCATATCTGCATCACGTACGCCATCGACATAAACATAGGTAGCTAGCACAACTGGCACAACGCCTCTTAGCCCAACCCAGGAGATAAAAATTTGCTCATTTATCTTAAATTTTGAAAATGCAAGCGATGCAAAAACACCAAGTGGCCTTGCAAAAAACATAAGCCACAAGGCCAAAACAAGCGCCATTAGTGCTGTTGCTGGAAGCTCGGAAGGATTTACCAAAAGACCAAGTGTTAAAAAGACAACTATTTGCATCGTCCAAGCGATACCGTCATGAAAACCGACTAAATTTTTCTTATGAGAAAACTCTTTTTTATTTATAAAAATTCCAGCTATATAAACAGCCAAATAGCCATTGCCACCAACCTTAAAGCAAAGCGTGTATAAAAGCAATATCCAAGCGATAGAAAAAACTGGATAAAGGCCCCAACTTTTTAGGCGAAGTCTATTAAAAATGGCTGGCAAAGCAACACCAAATAAATAGCCCATGGCAATACCTATGCCAAACTGCTTAACTAGCGTAATAGCCCACTCAGATACTGTCGGCATGGTATTTAGTGAGATCATTTGAACGATCGTCATAGTTAGAAATATCGCCATTGGATCGTTTGAGCCAGATTCAAGTTCAAGCAATGGCGCAATGCTATTTTTAAGTGAAATTTTCTTAGCTCTTAGTATGGCAAATACCGCTGCTGCATCTGTTGAAGAGATGATAGAACCTAGCAAAAAGGCTTCCGCCCAAGTAAAATCAAGCAGATATTTTGCAACTGGAGCGATGGCTAGCGCGGTTAAGAAAACGCCAAGTGTAGCGAGCGCTAAACCTCTGCCAAAAATAGGCTTAATCGCTGCAAAATCAGTATCTAGCCCACCAGCATAAAGTATAAATATGAGTGCCAGCATGCCGACATTTTGAGCGATCACTTGATCATCAAAATTTACACCGAGCAGCCCATCTGAGCCAGCTAGCATACCAACGCCTAAAAATATTATTAAAGATGGAATTCCAAATTTATCAGAGATCTTACTTAAAAAAATGCTAGTTATAAGCAAAACCGCAAAAAATAGTAGTAAATTCTCCAAACAAACTCCACAAAATTATATTAAATCATGCTTTCAAAAGCTTCAAATTTTTCTTGATTTGAAAGCATTTCAAGCAATACGCCATAATTGTCTTTTATCTCATCTTGAAGCTTAGTAGTAAGCTCTTTAGCGTTTATTCCGTCTTTTGGATAGCTTACTATCAAATCAATTGGCTCAGCGTTTAAAAACTCTTGAATACCTGATAATAGTTCGCTAGCTCCTCTTTCATTTGTTCCATGAAGCACGACTACATAATGCTCATTCTCTCTTACAACAACGTCAGTTTGTCTTAAAAATTTTTCAAAGAGTTCACTATACTCTTTGGTACTTGGCAAAGAAAAATATATTAAAGATAAATTTTTTGCATAATCTTTTACATTTTTATAACGATTTATAAAAGCTATTTCAATATCTATTATTGATAAGATATCATCTGGTGAGAAAATTTTTGCTGCCATTTTTAGCCCTTTTTTGTTTATTATGTTTTATTTAAGTCACTATTATATCTTGTAAATTTTCAAAAACAAAGACATTCATTCCATTTTTATATTCATATCTAAATTTGAGTCCATGAGCATCAAGTATATTGCTAACTATATATAAACCTAGTCCAAAACTTTTTTGCGCATCCTCTCCTTTGATGAATGGTTGGATATAAAAATCAAGATCATTTTTTAGCTTCTCGCCTTGAGTTATAAATTTCATATGATCCTTGCTAACAACGATATTTACATGCTTATCAGTTGAATATTTTATGCCATTGTCTATCATATTTTTTATAGCGACTGAAAATAGCTTGAAATCAACAAGCACCCTAACCTCATCAAGCTCACTGATACCAACACACTCTTTTTCTACCATGGCTATATCGATAGCCTCATCGATGAGATCCCTCATAAAACATGGCGTTTTATTGCTAAGTCCTATTTTTGATGTTATCTGCTCTATCGCTGCAAGTTCGTTTATTAAATTTTCAAGCTTGTGAAAGACAGAGATTAGCCTTTCTTGATTTTTACTTTTTTCTATCATTTGAGCTGCTATTAGGCCTTTTGTGATAGGAGTTTTTAGCTCGTGCATGATATTTCTTAAGAAAAGATGCCTTGAGTCATTAAGCGCCTTGATCTGACAAACTGCCTCATAAAATGCCTCTGAAACTTCAGAAATTTCATCCTTGCCGTTGCCAACATTTTGTACGCCGTCAAGCTCACCATTTGCAAATTTTACGATCTGACGCTTTAGCTTTCTAAGTGGTTTTATCTTATATATGACAAAAATGTAAGCACCTAGCAAAATGACCGCAACCACCAGAAAAACAGCCTTTATCACCTCGTATCTATAAGGCTGAAATTCTTTATCCATTAAAAGCTTTAGCTCGTCTAAATGCTCAATCCTTAAGTAGTGATGCTTGTCATAAAGCAAGATCGCACTTGAGCCTAGATCGCTTGAAATTTCTTCTAAAACGGTCGCTTGTTTTAAAATTTCATCTTTTTTCTTCTCATCTTTGATCTCTGGCATATCGATATTTGAAAGCTGGCGGTCGTACTGAACTTTATTTATGATACCACCCATATAAAACAAATTTGTCCTAGCAACGTTTGAGTATTTGTTATTTAGCTCTCTTGTATAGTTTTGCTTATCAAAGCCCATGAGCCATAAAAAAGCTAGAAATATCGAAACGAGCGCAAGAGCAAAGATAAAAGTTATGGTTATAAAAATAGACGATCTTGGCATCAAAGAACCAATTTATAGCCGATACCGCGGATCGCGTGGATGTATTTTGGCTCTTTTGGATTTTCATTTAATTTTTGGCGAATCCTGCCGATAATGACGTCGATACTTTTGTTTGAGCTATCTTCGTTTATGCTCTCACAATTGTAGATGAGCTCCTCTCTAGTAACCGCTCCACCTTCTTTTAAAAGTAGGTATTTTAAGATGTCGTATTCTGCGGCAGTTAAATTTAGCACGTTTCCTTTAAATAAAATTTCATGTTCAAACTCTTTTAAAACCAAGTCTTTATTTAAATTTCTCGCCTCATTTGCAGGAGTGATACTCTGCCTTCTTAAATGACTTTTGATACGAGCTAAAAGCTCTTGTGGGTCATATGGCTTTGGCAAATAATCATCCGCTCCATTATCAAGAGCATTTACCTTATCCGTTATATCATGTCTTGCACTTGATATGATTATAGGTATATTGTGATTTTTCCTGATCTCTTTACAAACTTCTAATCCATCCATACCAGGCAATGTAAGATCTAGTATCACTAGGTCAAATTTACTTGTATTTAGCGTAGAAAGTCCGATATATGGCTCTTCAGCAGTCACTACTTCAATATCATAGTTTTCTAGATATTCAGTTAAAATTTCAGCAAGCTCCATATCATCTTCTATCATTAAAATTCTAGTCATGATCTTTCCTGTTGTAAATTTATTTTTAAGGATTATAGCAGATTAAGATTTTAAAAATTTAAAAGGGTTAAGAGCTGAAATTTCAGCTCTTAGATGATTATTTTATAACAAGGCCTTGTATGATACCGCCGCGATTTATCCACACTAGTGTCTTTTTGCCTTTTGTATTTTTGATTGTATTTGCAAATGTTTGAAGATCTTTTATGCTCTCTTCGCCAACTTGAACGATCACGTCGCCTCTTTCAAAGCCAAAGTCTTCAGCTTTTGAGCCTGATTTCACATCAGTTACTAGCACGCCTTGAGTATCTGGGCTAATTTTGTATTTATATCTTATCTCATCGCTTAGATTACTAACGCTAAGTCCTTCGATGATAATGCTTTTTGCTATGTCTTTTGAATTGTGATCAGCGTTTGCAAGCTTGATTTTTGCATTCATTATTTTATTTGATCGCTCGTAAGTTATATCAACGCTGCTATTTGGAGTTAGTGAACCGATGAAATTTTTAAGATCATTTGCATTTTTGATAGCTTTATCATTAGCCGATATAACCAAATCGCCTCTTTTTAGTCCAGCTTCATCTGCTGGCATGCCTTGCTCTACGCCACTTATTAAAGCACCTTCTTTATTTGTGTAAAGCTCTTTTTGCTCATCAGTTAAATTTGCAATCGTAACGCCGATAAAGCCACGCTCGATCTTGCCGTCAGTTATCAGCTTTTTAGCGATATCTTTTACCATATTAGATGGGATCGCAAAGCCAATACCGTTGTTGCCGCCACTTTTTGAAAGTATGGCTGAGTTTATTCCGACTAAATATCCTCTGCTATCAACCAAAGCTCCACCTGAATTTCCTGGGTTTATCGAAGCATCTGTTTGGATGAAATTTTCATATTGATTAAGGCCGATATTATCTTTATTTAGACCTGAAATGATACCTTGAGTGATACTTTCACCAACGCCAAATGGATTACCTATCGCAAATACAACATCTGCATCAAGCAGCTTTGATGAGTCCGCAAAAGTGATCGTATTTAGTCCGTTTGCTTCTATCTTTACGACGGCTAGATCGGTTTTTGGATCACTTCCTATTAGCTTTGCTTTATACTCTTTGCCGCCATTTGCAAGAGTTACGACTATTTGATCACTATCTTCTATAACGTGATTATTTGTAACGATATATCCATCATTTGAGATGATAACGCCAGAACCAAGCGAAGTAGTTTTTTCTTTTTCTTTTGGTTTTGCAAAGTTAAATCCAAAAAATTCATTGAAGAAAGGGTCATTAAACATCTGCTCAATACCAGCGTTATTTACCGTTTTTGTAGTTGAGATATTTACAACTGAAAGCTTTGCCTGAGCGATCGAGTCATAATAAGAAAGTACGCTATTTTTATCGCTAAGTGGCGAGACTCTCGTGATATTAGAGTTAGCTTCATTAAATTTAATATCAGCCCCTACTAAAAAAGAAGCTGCTACTAATGAAATTAGCACAATCTTTTTCATTTTTTTCCTTTAAACTAAAAATTTTTGCAAATTATAAATATAGTGAAAAAATAAAATCTTAACACTTTTTCTTGTTATTAAACAAAAATAAACTTGACTTGCATAGACTAAAGCTTTGTGATATAATCCGTATCAAAAAAATATAAGGAGAATATATGAGTGAAAGCTTATATGAGACTTTAGGGGTTTCAAAGGGTGCCTCAAGCGACGAGATAAAAAAAGCTTATAGAAAACTTGCTAGAAAATATCACCCAGATATCAACAAAGACCCTGGAGCAGAAGATAAATTTAAAGAGATAAATGCTGCTTATGAAATTTTAAGTGACGATAAAAAACGAGCTCAATACGACCAGTATGGCGATACTATGTTTGGCGGTCAAAATTTCCACGACTTTGCTAGTAGCTCAGCCGATATGGGCGATCTAAATGAAATTTTAAAGAATATCTTCTCAGGTGGCTTTGGCGGTGGTGGAGCTAAATTTAGTAGCGGATTTGGTAGTAATTTTGGAGGCTTTGACGGATTTAGTAGTGGTGGATTTGGCTTTGGCGGAGCTGATCTAGACGTAAATGCAAAAATTTCCATACCATTTGACGTAGCTGTAACTGGTGGCGAACATAAGATAAATTTTAATGGCGAAAGCATTAAGATAAAAATTCCAAGTGGCATAGAAGGCGGCGAGAAGCTTCGTGTAAAAGGCAAAGGTAAAAGCGCTGGTGGTCAAAAAGGCGACCTCATACTTGCTATTAGTGTTGAGCCAAGCGACGAATATGAAAGAGTCGGAGACGATCTTTATAAAGATATAGAAATTCCACTAAAAACTATGCTTTTTGGCGGAAAAGTCGATGTGCATACTTACAAAAAAGATGTCACGATTAAGATCGCTGAGAACTCAAAAACAGGCACAAAGATCCGCCTAAAAGGATATGGCGTGCAAAACAGAAAGAGCGGAATTTATGGCGATCTTTACTTAAAAGCTAGAGTAAAACTTCCAAATATCAGTGAGCTTGATGAAGGCTTAGTAAAAGAGTTAAAAGAGAAATTACCGGAGTAAAAAAATGCAAAATTATGAAGAACCACTTTTTTTAATAAGCGTTGTTGCAAAGGTTTTAAGCATACATCCACAAACTTTAAGACAGTATGAAAGAGAGGGACTTATCGAACCATCAAGAACAGATGGCAAGATGAGGCTCTACTCACAAAAAGACGTTGATCGCGTAAAAACTATACTAAATTTAACCCGCGAACTAGGTGTAAATTTAGCCGGCGTTGATGTGATACTTCAGTTGAAAGAAAAAATTGACGATTTAGAATCAACTATTGATGAGCTAAATAAAAAATTGCACGAAGTTACCAGCCAAACTAGCACAAAAAGATCGCTCGTAAAGAGAAAAAATAGCTTTGATCTTGTATTTTACGAAGGTAAAAGATAATTTATGGAACAAATTTTAGAAGGTTTCTTGCTTGTTGCAGCGATCTCAGTCGCATTAAATGTCATTTTTAAAAAATTTCAGATCCCAACCATCATCGGCTACATCGTAACTGGTACGCTTATATCAGAATTTTTCAACCTAAAAAGCAATGATGAAATTTCTCATATCGCGGAATTTGGTATCGCATTTTTGATGTTTACCATTGGGCTTGAGTTTAGCTTTAAACACTTAATGGGCATGAAAAAAGAGGTCTTTTTAAATGGCGGCTTACAGGTTTGTTTAAGTGGCTTTATAATGGGGGTGATGCTTTATTATGCCCTTCACTTAAAAGACGAAACGGCACTTATTGCAGGTCTTGCGCTTGCACTCTCATCAACTGCGATCGTACTAAAGACACTAAACGATAGTGGCGATGTGAGTAAAATTTACGGTAGAAAAGCACTTGGAATTTTACTATTCCAAGATATTGCCGTCATTCCTATTTTGCTTATGATAGATATGTTTAGCTCGCAAGATGCTTCAATAAATGAGCTTTTACTAAAGACATTTACAAGTGCGATTATTCTTATCGTTGTGCTATTTTTACTTGGTAAATATGTCATCAACTGGATATTTTATAAAGTTATTCAAACAAATTCGCAAGAGGTTTTTATAGCTACGATTTTATTTATGGTCGTTGGCTCCAGTACTTTGGCTCACTTCTTTGGCTTCTCATACTCTTTGGGTGCATTTTTGGCCGGTATGATGATGGCTGAGACACAGTATAAACACCAAATCGAAGTTGATCTCATACCTTTTAGAGATCTGCTTCTTGGACTATTTTTTATAACCGTTGGTATGCAGATAAATTTTGCTGTCGTCATCTCAAACATCTGGCTTGTTCTTGGCCTAGTATTTAGTGTCATGGTGATAAAAGCAGTTGTCGTTTTTGCTATCTTAAACATCTACTTAAAGCGAAGAGTTGCTGCAAAAACTGCACTTAGTGTTTGTCAAATAGGCGAATTTGCACTAGCTGTTTTTGGACTAATGACTACTAGAAATTTACTTGATATACAAACAGCTCAAATTTTTATCGCAGCCTCAGTTGTGTCGATGTTTGCTACGCCTTTTATACTTAAAAAACTAGACGCAATAGCAGACCTCATAGAACGTGAGATCGTTGTTGAACCAAATGAAACTCTAAAGCCGCAAAAAATCAAAAATCACATCGTGGTTTTTGGCTATGAGAGGCTTGGTCAAGAGGTCGTTTTAAGACTAAAAGAGACAAAGCTTTTATATCTTGTGCTTGATAATGATATTAGTCTAGTTGAGCTTGGTAGGAGCCGCGGAGAAAATGTATTTTTAGGTAATGTTCTTCAAAGCCATACACTTGAAAATGCCTGCCTAAGCGATGCAGCCGCTGTTATTATAACCGTTAACAATGAGCAAAGAGTGGAGCTCATCGCGCAAAAGATAAAAGACTACGGCGTAAATACCCAAACTATAATAAAAATAAATGGTGAGGGCAATAAAGATATTTTTGGTGAGCTAGGTAAAAATTTTCACCTAATAAATGAAGAGCGTGTCATGGCAAAAACACTCGTGCACGAGGCTCTTCAATGCAAAATCGATCATGATATAAGAGCATAAAAGTATAAATTTATCCTAGAATTTTACAAGTTTATGTTCGGTTTTAAAATAATCTTTTAAAAATAACTTTTACAAGCAATGAGCAAGCCTAAGTCTCTAGGCTCTACTCATTTCTTAAAGTTTGAAGCACATTTACTTCTGTGGCTTTTTTAGCTGGATAATAAGACGATATAGCCACGATAAATACAGCTCCAACTATAATAAGCACAAGATCGATGGTTGAAAGCTCGAGTGGAAGTTTACTTGAGCCATAAACGTCAGCCGGCAAGTCTATAATGTTGAAATTTCCAAGTAAAAATAGCCCTAAAAAGCCAAGCACTAAGCCAAATATAATGCCGCCACCACCGATTACTAGCCCTTGATAGAAAAAGCTTCTTTTTATCTCACTTTTACTAGCTCCAAGTGCAAGAAGCAAGGCGATCTCTTGCCTGCGGTTCATCACTGTCATTAGTAGCGAGCTTATGATATTTAGCGAAGCCACAAGGATAATAAGCATCAAAACGATAAAAAGTGCTCTTTTTTCAAGTGCGAGCGCTGAGAAAAAGTTGCCATTTTGCTCCCACCAGCCAATGGCAACAGTGCCAGCTGGAAGCCCCTCGCGCACTCTTTTTATATCATCAAATGGCTTACTTGAAAAGATATGAATTCCATCATAAACGCCTTTTGGATAGTCTAAAATTTTCCTCAAAGCATCAACTGAAGTATATGAAAATGCTTTATCGTAGGCGATTAGACCAGATGTAAATGAGCCACCGATACCAAAGCGCTTCATCTTTGGCGTTAGTGAAAAGCCAGCAGGATCAGCCTTTGTAAAGATAAGAGTTAGTTTCTCATCATCTCTTAGTCTAAACTCGCTCATTATGCCACTTCCCACAAGTATCTCAAAACCATCTAGCTCTTTATCTTTTAAAGCTTCATTTACGACTGAGTTTATCTGTTTTTCATCTTTAAAATTTACGCCATAAACCAGTCCGCCCTCAAGCGCATTTGCCGAGCGGTAAATGACCTGCGTGCTTATAAATGGACTAAATTTTAAATCGCTAAATCTGGCCTTTAGCTCATCAACAAAGTCATCATCAATAGAGCCCTTAAAGGCGCTTTGAACGGTTATTGGATAGTTCATCGTAAAAAGTTTACGCTCAAATTCTTTGTCAAATCCATTCATAATCGCCATTGCAACGATCAAAACCATAAGTCCGATGCTAACACCAAGAAAGGCAAGCAAGGCACTTAGGGTGATAAATGGCTGAGTTTTATCAAATCTTAAATATTTAAAAAGTAGGTACTTTGGTAAGCTTGTCATCAAATAGCCTTTAAAAGATTAAGGCGCTTTACACGCCTTAAAAGTAGAAATTTTAAGCAAATATGCCTTTTTTAGGGCCACTTTTTCCGTGGCAATCTTTATATTTTTTACCGCTTCCACAAGGGCATGGAGCGTTTCTTGGTATCTTTTTTTCAGGCGTAAATTTATCATCCTCGCCTTGGTTGTTATAGCTTAAATTTTCATTTTCAGCATTTTGACTAGCTTCAAGCATCATTCTGGCTTGCTCTTCTTGCTCCTCACGGCTCTTAAATCTAACAACCTGAAGCGTCTTAACACTCTCACTTTTTAGCCTGCTAACTAGCTCCATAAAGAGGTTATAGCTCTCTTTTTTGTATTCAACAAGTGGATCTTTTTGATTATACCCTCTAAGGCCGATACCAGTTTTTAGGATATCCATTTGATAGAGGTGCTCTCTCCACGCATTATCAAGCACTTGAAGGTATAAAATTTTCTCTATCTCTTTTCTTTGATCTTCATTTAGCACGCTCATTTTCTCGTTATATCTTACTTCAAAAATTTGCGCAAGCTTTTCTATTAACTCATCATACTCTAGGCCTTTTAGCTCACTCTCATCTATTTCTTCACCGCAGTCTGCAAGGATGATAGAGCATAAATTTTTAATATCAAAGTCATCTTTCAAGCCGCCATGGAAAATTTCAGCCGCGTCAAGTAAATTTGCAGCGTACTCTTTTCTATTTTGAGCTATCTTTTCGCTCATATCGTAGTTTTTATCAAGTAGCTCGTCACGGTATTTATAGATAGTTTTTCTTTGCTCATTTGCCACATCGTCATACTCAAGCAAGTGCTTTCTAGCCTCAAAGTGCAAGCTCTCAACTTTCTTTTGGGCATTTTCAACAGCTCTTGTTACCATTCGGCTCTCGATACTCTCGCCCTCGTCGATACCTAGCCTATCCATGATCGCTTTTATGCGGTCGCTACCAAAAATTCTTAAAAGATTATCTTCAAGACTTAGATAAAATCTACTCATGCCAGGATCGCCCTGACGTCCAGCACGACCACGGAGCTGATTGTCTATCCTTCTACTCTCGTGCCTTTCAGTACCGATAATATAAAGTCCACCTAAATTTCTAACCTCATCATCGATCCTAATATCAACACCGCGTCCTGCCATGTTTGTAGCAATAGTCACAGCACCTTTTACACCAGCTTGAGCGATGATCTCGGCCTCTTTTTCGTGGTTTTTAGCATTTAGCACAGAGTGTGGGATGCCAACTTTTTTAAGCATCTCGTGAAGTACCTCACTGCGCTCGATGCTTGCAGTTCCCACAAGTACTGGCTGACCTTTTTCGTGAGCTTTTTTAACTTCGTCAAT
Coding sequences:
- a CDS encoding potassium/proton antiporter, with translation MENLLLFFAVLLITSIFLSKISDKFGIPSLIIFLGVGMLAGSDGLLGVNFDDQVIAQNVGMLALIFILYAGGLDTDFAAIKPIFGRGLALATLGVFLTALAIAPVAKYLLDFTWAEAFLLGSIISSTDAAAVFAILRAKKISLKNSIAPLLELESGSNDPMAIFLTMTIVQMISLNTMPTVSEWAITLVKQFGIGIAMGYLFGVALPAIFNRLRLKSWGLYPVFSIAWILLLYTLCFKVGGNGYLAVYIAGIFINKKEFSHKKNLVGFHDGIAWTMQIVVFLTLGLLVNPSELPATALMALVLALWLMFFARPLGVFASLAFSKFKINEQIFISWVGLRGVVPVVLATYVYVDGVRDADMIFNIIFFMVLISILIQGMSLGFAADKFKVKESEQEDVKAVENSPILSYTLRQHTIHYGSKLIGKDLAQLELPTEFLIILIKRKNEYQKPTGSTIFEENDLLLIQCENQVLYQDTIKYLTY
- a CDS encoding pyridoxal-5'-phosphate-dependent protein — its product is MAAKIFSPDDILSIIDIEIAFINRYKNVKDYAKNLSLIYFSLPSTKEYSELFEKFLRQTDVVVRENEHYVVVLHGTNERGASELLSGIQEFLNAEPIDLIVSYPKDGINAKELTTKLQDEIKDNYGVLLEMLSNQEKFEAFESMI
- a CDS encoding ArsS family sensor histidine kinase, whose protein sequence is MPRSSIFITITFIFALALVSIFLAFLWLMGFDKQNYTRELNNKYSNVARTNLFYMGGIINKVQYDRQLSNIDMPEIKDEKKKDEILKQATVLEEISSDLGSSAILLYDKHHYLRIEHLDELKLLMDKEFQPYRYEVIKAVFLVVAVILLGAYIFVIYKIKPLRKLKRQIVKFANGELDGVQNVGNGKDEISEVSEAFYEAVCQIKALNDSRHLFLRNIMHELKTPITKGLIAAQMIEKSKNQERLISVFHKLENLINELAAIEQITSKIGLSNKTPCFMRDLIDEAIDIAMVEKECVGISELDEVRVLVDFKLFSVAIKNMIDNGIKYSTDKHVNIVVSKDHMKFITQGEKLKNDLDFYIQPFIKGEDAQKSFGLGLYIVSNILDAHGLKFRYEYKNGMNVFVFENLQDIIVT
- a CDS encoding response regulator transcription factor, encoding MTRILMIEDDMELAEILTEYLENYDIEVVTAEEPYIGLSTLNTSKFDLVILDLTLPGMDGLEVCKEIRKNHNIPIIISSARHDITDKVNALDNGADDYLPKPYDPQELLARIKSHLRRQSITPANEARNLNKDLVLKEFEHEILFKGNVLNLTAAEYDILKYLLLKEGGAVTREELIYNCESINEDSSNKSIDVIIGRIRQKLNENPKEPKYIHAIRGIGYKLVL
- a CDS encoding Do family serine endopeptidase, which produces MKKIVLISLVAASFLVGADIKFNEANSNITRVSPLSDKNSVLSYYDSIAQAKLSVVNISTTKTVNNAGIEQMFNDPFFNEFFGFNFAKPKEKEKTTSLGSGVIISNDGYIVTNNHVIEDSDQIVVTLANGGKEYKAKLIGSDPKTDLAVVKIEANGLNTITFADSSKLLDADVVFAIGNPFGVGESITQGIISGLNKDNIGLNQYENFIQTDASINPGNSGGALVDSRGYLVGINSAILSKSGGNNGIGFAIPSNMVKDIAKKLITDGKIERGFIGVTIANLTDEQKELYTNKEGALISGVEQGMPADEAGLKRGDLVISANDKAIKNANDLKNFIGSLTPNSSVDITYERSNKIMNAKIKLANADHNSKDIAKSIIIEGLSVSNLSDEIRYKYKISPDTQGVLVTDVKSGSKAEDFGFERGDVIVQVGEESIKDLQTFANTIKNTKGKKTLVWINRGGIIQGLVIK
- a CDS encoding DnaJ family protein, coding for MSESLYETLGVSKGASSDEIKKAYRKLARKYHPDINKDPGAEDKFKEINAAYEILSDDKKRAQYDQYGDTMFGGQNFHDFASSSADMGDLNEILKNIFSGGFGGGGAKFSSGFGSNFGGFDGFSSGGFGFGGADLDVNAKISIPFDVAVTGGEHKINFNGESIKIKIPSGIEGGEKLRVKGKGKSAGGQKGDLILAISVEPSDEYERVGDDLYKDIEIPLKTMLFGGKVDVHTYKKDVTIKIAENSKTGTKIRLKGYGVQNRKSGIYGDLYLKARVKLPNISELDEGLVKELKEKLPE
- a CDS encoding heat shock protein transcriptional repressor HspR produces the protein MQNYEEPLFLISVVAKVLSIHPQTLRQYEREGLIEPSRTDGKMRLYSQKDVDRVKTILNLTRELGVNLAGVDVILQLKEKIDDLESTIDELNKKLHEVTSQTSTKRSLVKRKNSFDLVFYEGKR
- a CDS encoding cation:proton antiporter, with the translated sequence MEQILEGFLLVAAISVALNVIFKKFQIPTIIGYIVTGTLISEFFNLKSNDEISHIAEFGIAFLMFTIGLEFSFKHLMGMKKEVFLNGGLQVCLSGFIMGVMLYYALHLKDETALIAGLALALSSTAIVLKTLNDSGDVSKIYGRKALGILLFQDIAVIPILLMIDMFSSQDASINELLLKTFTSAIILIVVLFLLGKYVINWIFYKVIQTNSQEVFIATILFMVVGSSTLAHFFGFSYSLGAFLAGMMMAETQYKHQIEVDLIPFRDLLLGLFFITVGMQINFAVVISNIWLVLGLVFSVMVIKAVVVFAILNIYLKRRVAAKTALSVCQIGEFALAVFGLMTTRNLLDIQTAQIFIAASVVSMFATPFILKKLDAIADLIEREIVVEPNETLKPQKIKNHIVVFGYERLGQEVVLRLKETKLLYLVLDNDISLVELGRSRGENVFLGNVLQSHTLENACLSDAAAVIITVNNEQRVELIAQKIKDYGVNTQTIIKINGEGNKDIFGELGKNFHLINEERVMAKTLVHEALQCKIDHDIRA
- a CDS encoding ABC transporter permease, encoding MTSLPKYLLFKYLRFDKTQPFITLSALLAFLGVSIGLMVLIVAMAIMNGFDKEFERKLFTMNYPITVQSAFKGSIDDDFVDELKARFSDLKFSPFISTQVIYRSANALEGGLVYGVNFKDEKQINSVVNEALKDKELDGFEILVGSGIMSEFRLRDDEKLTLIFTKADPAGFSLTPKMKRFGIGGSFTSGLIAYDKAFSYTSVDALRKILDYPKGVYDGIHIFSSKPFDDIKRVREGLPAGTVAIGWWEQNGNFFSALALEKRALFIVLMLIILVASLNIISSLLMTVMNRRQEIALLLALGASKSEIKRSFFYQGLVIGGGGIIFGLVLGFLGLFLLGNFNIIDLPADVYGSSKLPLELSTIDLVLIIVGAVFIVAISSYYPAKKATEVNVLQTLRNE